The Rissa tridactyla isolate bRisTri1 chromosome 1, bRisTri1.patW.cur.20221130, whole genome shotgun sequence DNA segment gttACTTGTGTCTGCTGAGACACGCACCTAAATCACCTCCCAGAGTTTCTGATTGTCTTTTACTCCTGGTAAgacttcacaaggagccacatgagCAATACAGTAATCAGGACAATCATGAAGTTGAGGAAAAGTTCTTGTGTGGACCGCTCCATTTTTCGGGAGTAATCAGGGGAAAGCAGAGGTCAGCAGGTAGAGCAAGGGGAAAACTTCAGTGACTTGCTGGGAGCGTCCTTGAGCTCAACCTTCAGGTCACGGtctcttttaagaaaaaagagaaatatgtgAAGAACAGATGCATGAAGGTGGCAGGTTCAGCAGAGCTATTTATAGTGGTGTAAATAAATGTTGTTTCAGTGGCTAGAAGTTAGTATGCACTGGGGACGctaaaaagtaaaagctgtctCTGGCAGCTTATCACCTTCTTTGATTTCCAGCATTTGACAAGGAGCATTCTCAGTGTCACCCCAAAATACACCGTGCAGGGGTGAGCAGTCCTTGGAAACTAGTGCTGCTTTGTACaagcattttcaaataaataatgtCCAAGCCCCATTTATTACTTTCAACAGCTAGACATTGTAAATATACTACTGTTCAGAGTTCTTTAAAGTCCTATATTTGTTTgcgtattttcatttttttaaaggaactagGTCCGAACTATTCTTTTATAAAGAAAGACTAATaaatctgaattatttattttcccactAAACGTAAAGAGGGAACCTAAGGTTagacattttcatttctgaagagCTTCATAAATTTTGTGAGTTAATTCTACAGATGAAATGACATTTTATCATGCTTCTCCTGACTTGCCTGCACTTTCAAGCTGCTATAGATCTCTTACTACAGAAATCTCATTCAAGTCGTATTTGAAAACTTTTCTGTGGGTTatagtttttatttactttatttacagCAAGTTTTGAATTTTATATGTTTTTGGAGTTCCTGCAGAGAAATAAGAACACTTTATCATGAATATCATGCACTAGTCCATCTGTATGCcctgtaaataaaacaaaaacctttaaACATTAAATGAGGCATAAACTCTAGACAAAGAATTTCAGCCACACAACTAAAATCTCAGCAGAGAAACCAGATTAGGCTGGAACACCTGTGGTGCAAACAAGACAAGCCGTGGGACCATACCAGCATGAAGACACGGAGTTTAAATAGAAACTGCTTTAGTTTgcagataaaatattaaaagcccAGTGCATGCAGTTAACAAATTCCTACATTCCTAAGTTGTTTTGCCAGCCTCCTACATCCTTGGATGAGAGAAAATCTGACCTAATAAGTAAGCCAAGTTTTTTACCTTGAGGA contains these protein-coding regions:
- the SLN gene encoding sarcolipin, encoding MERSTQELFLNFMIVLITVLLMWLLVKSYQE